In Nocardioides sp., the following proteins share a genomic window:
- a CDS encoding DUF2511 domain-containing protein produces MKQHPVWAVILVAFLVVGYFVQESEKPPSSETPAASSSPTPKPTSASPTPSPTAEDGEIEIPEAFKDDPGLITRDDLGEFWPLTVDYGALSCRSAVIGGQDIQSVTFRVPNMQYAVNGAAQTHSPFPPIDDIWADDPEVKGLKIPLKPLIEHGLALCD; encoded by the coding sequence ATGAAGCAGCATCCCGTCTGGGCCGTGATCCTCGTTGCCTTCCTTGTCGTGGGCTACTTCGTACAGGAGTCCGAGAAGCCTCCCTCGTCCGAGACGCCAGCCGCGTCGTCGTCTCCGACCCCGAAGCCAACCTCCGCCTCTCCCACTCCCAGCCCCACGGCTGAGGACGGAGAGATCGAGATTCCGGAGGCGTTCAAGGACGACCCCGGTTTGATCACCCGCGACGACCTCGGAGAGTTCTGGCCGCTCACCGTTGACTACGGAGCCCTGTCCTGTCGATCAGCGGTGATCGGAGGCCAGGACATTCAGTCCGTCACCTTCCGCGTGCCGAACATGCAATACGCCGTGAACGGAGCCGCCCAAACGCATTCACCGTTCCCGCCGATCGATGACATCTGGGCAGACGACCCAGAAGTGAAGGGTCTGAAGATT
- a CDS encoding IS630 family transposase, which yields MANRPAPALVLRPGDREELERWARASTVPASAAKRARIVLLAADGVANTRIAELVGATVTTVLGWRDRYQSKGLAGLADAPRSGRPRELDHRAIVAETLKPPPKKLGVTHWSTRLLANRLKISHKSVARAWSAYGVKPWKAESFRFSTDPELVGKVTDICGLYLAPPENAIVLCVDEKSQIQALDRTVPILPMQPGKVERRSHDYYRHGTTTLFAALDIATGQVTAALKPRHRHQEFLAFLKQIERAYRDVRDADGQPVELHLVMDNYAAHKHLNVKTWLADNPRFVVHFTPTHASWMNLVEVWFGIVERQAIRRGVFKSVKDLNAKIRAFIDGWHERAHPFVWTKTADQILAKANRPTTSNPRH from the coding sequence ATGGCGAATCGTCCTGCTCCTGCATTGGTTCTGCGTCCAGGCGATCGCGAGGAGCTTGAGCGGTGGGCCCGGGCTTCGACGGTGCCGGCGTCGGCGGCGAAGCGGGCGCGGATCGTGTTGCTCGCGGCCGACGGGGTGGCGAATACGCGGATCGCGGAGTTGGTCGGTGCGACGGTGACCACGGTGCTGGGCTGGCGGGATCGCTACCAGTCCAAGGGACTGGCGGGGCTGGCAGATGCTCCGCGTTCGGGACGTCCGCGGGAGCTCGATCACCGGGCGATCGTGGCCGAGACGTTGAAGCCGCCACCGAAGAAACTCGGTGTCACGCACTGGTCCACCCGGCTGCTGGCCAACCGGCTGAAGATCTCCCACAAGTCGGTCGCCCGAGCCTGGTCGGCCTACGGCGTCAAGCCGTGGAAGGCGGAGTCGTTCCGGTTCTCCACCGACCCCGAGCTGGTCGGGAAGGTGACCGACATCTGCGGGCTGTACCTGGCGCCGCCGGAGAACGCGATCGTGCTGTGCGTGGACGAGAAGTCCCAGATCCAGGCGCTGGACAGGACGGTCCCGATCTTGCCGATGCAACCGGGCAAGGTCGAGCGCAGGTCGCACGACTACTACCGGCATGGCACCACCACGCTGTTCGCAGCGCTCGACATCGCGACCGGGCAGGTCACCGCGGCGCTCAAGCCGCGCCATCGTCATCAAGAGTTCTTGGCGTTCCTCAAGCAGATCGAGCGGGCCTACCGCGACGTCCGCGACGCCGACGGGCAGCCGGTCGAGCTGCACTTGGTGATGGACAACTACGCCGCGCACAAGCACCTGAACGTGAAGACCTGGCTGGCCGACAACCCGCGCTTCGTCGTGCACTTCACCCCGACCCATGCCTCCTGGATGAACCTGGTCGAGGTCTGGTTCGGCATCGTCGAGCGGCAGGCGATCCGCCGCGGGGTGTTCAAGTCGGTCAAGGACCTCAACGCCAAGATCCGCGCCTTCATCGACGGCTGGCACGAAAGAGCGCATCCGTTCGTGTGGACCAAGACCGCCGATCAGATCCTGGCGAAGGCCAACCGTCCAACAACTTCAAATCCGCGGCACTAG
- a CDS encoding AAA family ATPase — protein MKVGDDPGKIVLRCAKCGTDPVLKALGLTFSDLHYDLESQSRTPIGEPLIYDYPDKQGQPYLRVVRQPMTVGRKETHQEHWTGSTWRNGLGGRHRVLYRLPHVLKAARKHRVIHLAEGESDADALNEWFKANKVKEFATTHPEGAGKWRDDYAPSLAGADLVVIWADRDSPGYACAEKRFLSLQSAGHAVEIRLPIPDQDKADVRDHLNAGHTPDDGKVVSLEDLVALTPEGEHDPEVLKALRRLQVQERARELHREAKADEEFRPPASDLDLAAALIREREALTYTIDRLHPTGSNSLIAAQFKVGKTTLMANLLQSYADGDEFLGEFAVHPGPGRIALFNYELTEQMLYDEYLGPMGIGSPERVAVLNLRGSNFDLRSPAAFAFAVEWLRERGCDALVLDPFGAAARLANENDNSEARNWLLGVLDPLKAAAGIRDLWMPAHTGRGQAEEGEEHVRGASAVDDWADVRWNYTKARVADENGGSWRRFLSANGRAVDVSEREIAHDKDDHSLYVSQYLSRTQLRASNTATQVVEVVTKHPGINATALKDALHGGSRDKGPAISQAMREGLIHVRIGGPGQKSNAKLYYPGAEGSDA, from the coding sequence GTGAAGGTCGGAGACGACCCCGGGAAGATCGTGCTGCGGTGCGCGAAGTGCGGCACCGACCCGGTCCTCAAGGCGTTGGGACTGACGTTCAGCGATCTGCACTACGACCTGGAGTCGCAGTCGCGAACGCCCATCGGCGAACCTCTCATCTACGACTATCCCGACAAGCAGGGCCAGCCCTACCTCCGAGTGGTCCGGCAACCGATGACCGTGGGGAGGAAGGAGACTCATCAGGAGCACTGGACGGGATCGACTTGGCGCAACGGCCTCGGCGGGAGACATCGAGTCCTCTACCGCCTCCCCCACGTCCTGAAGGCCGCTCGCAAACATCGCGTGATCCATCTGGCCGAAGGCGAGTCCGACGCAGACGCCCTGAACGAGTGGTTCAAGGCCAACAAGGTCAAGGAGTTCGCGACCACACATCCCGAAGGCGCTGGCAAGTGGCGCGACGACTACGCACCGTCGCTCGCTGGGGCCGATCTGGTGGTGATCTGGGCCGACAGAGACAGTCCCGGCTACGCCTGCGCGGAGAAGCGGTTCTTGTCCCTGCAAAGCGCAGGCCACGCGGTCGAGATTCGGCTTCCGATTCCCGATCAGGACAAGGCCGACGTCCGGGATCACCTCAACGCGGGTCACACGCCAGACGACGGCAAGGTGGTCTCGCTCGAAGACCTCGTCGCGCTAACGCCGGAGGGAGAACACGACCCCGAGGTGCTGAAAGCGCTTCGCCGCCTCCAAGTACAAGAACGAGCCCGAGAACTCCATCGTGAGGCGAAGGCCGACGAAGAGTTCCGCCCGCCCGCCAGCGACCTAGATCTGGCCGCTGCTCTCATTCGTGAACGCGAGGCGCTGACCTACACCATCGACCGCCTCCACCCCACGGGCTCCAACTCTCTGATCGCGGCGCAGTTCAAGGTCGGAAAGACGACCCTCATGGCGAACCTGTTGCAGTCGTACGCGGACGGAGATGAGTTCCTCGGGGAGTTCGCCGTCCATCCCGGCCCAGGTCGAATCGCGTTGTTCAACTACGAGCTGACAGAACAGATGCTCTATGACGAGTACCTCGGACCGATGGGCATCGGGAGCCCTGAGCGAGTCGCAGTGCTGAACCTGCGCGGGTCCAACTTCGACCTACGAAGTCCGGCAGCCTTCGCGTTCGCAGTCGAGTGGCTTCGCGAACGCGGCTGCGATGCCCTCGTCCTCGACCCGTTCGGAGCCGCCGCGCGACTGGCTAACGAGAACGACAACAGCGAGGCAAGGAACTGGCTTCTCGGCGTGCTAGATCCGCTCAAGGCAGCAGCCGGAATCCGAGACCTCTGGATGCCCGCCCACACCGGCCGTGGGCAAGCGGAGGAGGGCGAGGAGCACGTCCGCGGCGCCTCGGCCGTAGATGACTGGGCCGACGTGCGGTGGAACTACACCAAGGCCAGAGTCGCTGACGAGAACGGCGGGTCGTGGAGACGCTTTCTCAGCGCCAACGGCCGCGCGGTGGACGTGTCCGAACGCGAGATAGCGCACGACAAGGACGACCACTCGCTCTACGTGAGCCAGTACCTGAGCCGGACCCAACTCCGAGCCAGCAACACAGCAACTCAGGTGGTCGAGGTCGTGACCAAACATCCTGGAATCAACGCCACGGCCCTCAAGGACGCCTTGCATGGTGGTTCTCGCGACAAGGGGCCGGCGATCAGCCAAGCGATGCGCGAGGGTCTGATTCACGTGCGCATTGGAGGCCCCGGTCAGAAGTCGAACGCGAAGCTCTACTACCCCGGTGCGGAGGGTTCTGATGCGTAA
- a CDS encoding helix-turn-helix transcriptional regulator, whose protein sequence is MQSPTSKDRRHRRAFGDRVRELRLDRGLSQEQLAELADLHRTYVGSVERGERNVSLDAITALAEALGCEVRDLF, encoded by the coding sequence GTGCAGTCTCCGACCTCCAAGGACCGGCGTCATCGTCGGGCGTTTGGGGACCGGGTGCGGGAGCTTCGACTCGATAGAGGTTTGAGTCAGGAGCAGTTGGCCGAGTTGGCCGATCTCCATCGGACTTACGTGGGGAGCGTGGAGAGGGGAGAGCGCAACGTCAGCCTCGATGCGATCACCGCACTGGCTGAGGCGTTGGGCTGCGAGGTCCGCGACCTGTTCTGA
- a CDS encoding tyrosine-type recombinase/integrase, translated as MAPRKQYVGPVPGERGIRYRHKKGDPFTLRGYEVRYRDPNTLASNGESMVRGKIFRTLKEAKAFQMSTAQAISNRTYISPERGAVTWATVSAEWLSAFKDTLRPRTISGYEHLLRRHLSRWDKIAISDITREDVRRLIEDIRKPRPPRLSPTGKVLAKGKPNGLSQETEHKIFSVARSVFSYAVEERYINESPTDHFRKRLRKISAKEFEARPLTKEQAESIISNLPEGRYRQFGTLALWTGFRPGELAGLRVRNVDSLRCRVQVEDTIQELNGVLSVGMTKTLKSKGRIVPVPKAVMASLWSYIEARGLGPDDFVFAAQGEFFVYKMFARRQWRKAVKAAGFTAENAPRVYDLRHTFASLRAMEGVPPHVLKDWMGHTSIKTTMDVYTKVYQDDPNMDAIVERLYGTASENAAALPAESEGSGDQDTAM; from the coding sequence ATGGCACCGCGAAAGCAGTACGTCGGCCCCGTGCCCGGTGAGCGAGGCATCCGCTACCGCCACAAGAAGGGCGACCCGTTCACCCTTCGCGGATACGAGGTCCGCTACCGCGATCCGAACACCCTCGCGAGCAACGGCGAATCAATGGTGCGCGGCAAGATCTTCCGCACCTTGAAGGAGGCCAAGGCGTTCCAGATGAGCACCGCGCAAGCGATCAGCAACCGCACGTACATCAGTCCAGAACGAGGCGCGGTCACGTGGGCGACAGTGAGCGCCGAATGGCTCTCCGCGTTCAAGGACACCCTTCGACCGCGGACTATCTCCGGCTACGAACATCTCCTACGGCGACACCTCAGCAGGTGGGACAAGATCGCAATCTCAGACATCACCCGCGAGGACGTTCGCCGGCTGATCGAGGACATCCGCAAGCCCCGACCTCCCCGCCTCTCCCCCACGGGCAAGGTTCTCGCGAAGGGCAAGCCGAACGGACTCAGCCAGGAGACGGAACACAAGATCTTCAGCGTCGCCCGGTCAGTGTTTTCCTACGCGGTCGAGGAGCGCTACATCAACGAGTCACCGACCGACCACTTCCGCAAGCGGCTCCGCAAGATCAGCGCCAAGGAGTTCGAAGCGCGACCTCTCACCAAGGAGCAAGCCGAGTCGATCATTTCCAACTTGCCAGAAGGGCGATACCGACAGTTCGGAACGCTGGCCCTCTGGACGGGCTTCCGACCCGGCGAACTCGCGGGCTTGCGCGTACGAAACGTGGACTCGCTGCGGTGCCGAGTGCAGGTCGAGGACACTATTCAGGAACTGAACGGCGTCCTCAGCGTAGGCATGACGAAGACCCTCAAATCCAAAGGCCGCATCGTTCCGGTGCCGAAGGCAGTCATGGCCTCGCTCTGGTCCTACATCGAGGCACGCGGCCTCGGCCCTGATGACTTCGTGTTCGCCGCTCAGGGCGAGTTCTTCGTCTACAAGATGTTCGCCCGGCGACAGTGGAGGAAGGCGGTCAAGGCTGCGGGCTTCACAGCCGAGAACGCGCCCCGCGTCTACGACCTGCGACACACCTTCGCCAGCCTGCGAGCGATGGAAGGCGTCCCACCGCACGTTTTGAAGGACTGGATGGGACACACATCGATCAAGACAACGATGGACGTCTACACGAAGGTCTATCAAGACGACCCCAACATGGACGCGATCGTGGAGCGGCTGTATGGCACAGCATCCGAGAACGCGGCAGCGTTGCCAGCGGAATCCGAGGGGTCGGGCGATCAAGACACCGCTATGTGA